Within the Methanobacterium formicicum genome, the region TAGTTTATCCCGGGACAGGTAAATTAAAATGATTATGTTTCCTGGTACTATTACTGGATTTCACATATTACGGGATTTACTTTAAATTATTTCTTTCATTATATCTGCAATTTGTGATGGTTGTTGTGCTACTTCCACTCCTGCAGCTTTAAGAGCATTTATTTTACTTTCAGCAGTACCAGTGTCCCCTTCAATTATGGCTCCGGCATGTCCCATTCTTTTCCCTGGAGGGGCAGTTCTACCGGCAATGTAGGCCACCACTGGTTTGGTGATGTTTTCAGCAATGTACTCTGCCGCCTTTTCTTCCGCATTACCTCCGATCTCCCCGATCATGGCCATAGCTTTGGTTTTTGGGTCTTCTTGGAATTTCTGCAGTACATCTGCAAAATCCATCCCCACCACCGGGTCGCCACCGATTCCCAGACAGGTACTTTGACCCAGACCAGCATGGGTTATCTGACTGGCCACTTCATAGGTCAAGGTTCCACTGCGGGATACTATTCCAATATCTCCTGGATTGAATATATGGGTGGGCATGATTCCTAGTTTACCCACTCCGGGTGTTATAATTCCAGGGGTGTTGGGGCCAATGACTTTGCAATCATTTTTTCGGGCGTAATGAGTTATTTCCATGGAATCCTGGACAGGTATGTGTTCAGTGATAATCACGGCCAGTTCCAACTGTGATATGGATTCAAAGGCAGCGTCCTTGGCAAAGGGTGCAGGTATAAATATTATTGATGCATTAACATCCAATTCTTCCTTTATTTCGGCAATAGAATTGTAGACTGGGACTCCTTCAAATTCCTGGCCTCCTTTACCGGGTGATGTTCCAGCCACGATGTTGGTGTTGTATTCTAACATGCTCTTGGTGTGGAAAGAGCCTTGTTTACCGGTAATTCCCTGCACCACACATCGTGTGTCTTCATCAAGAAATATCACTGATATCACTTCCTTAAATTGTTGTTAAATCTAATTTAATTTATTTCTAATTTTCTTTTATTGTAGGGATGCTTATTTTTTTTCAAAATTATGAAGATGGGGTTAAACCCTTAAAAGATGGTGGTTAAACCCTTAAAATTTTCATACGCTCTGAAAGGGGTACTGCCAGATCAATAACATTTCCATTCATATAGGCAGTTATGGACATGATTACACTACCGGGGATGATATGCGAAGGTGATCCTCTTTTTACCAGGTAAACATTTTTATTACCCAGTGCTGCTCCCATCATGGCCCCGGAAACTATTCCAATACTTTCAATATCTTCT harbors:
- the sucD gene encoding succinate--CoA ligase subunit alpha; protein product: MIFLDEDTRCVVQGITGKQGSFHTKSMLEYNTNIVAGTSPGKGGQEFEGVPVYNSIAEIKEELDVNASIIFIPAPFAKDAAFESISQLELAVIITEHIPVQDSMEITHYARKNDCKVIGPNTPGIITPGVGKLGIMPTHIFNPGDIGIVSRSGTLTYEVASQITHAGLGQSTCLGIGGDPVVGMDFADVLQKFQEDPKTKAMAMIGEIGGNAEEKAAEYIAENITKPVVAYIAGRTAPPGKRMGHAGAIIEGDTGTAESKINALKAAGVEVAQQPSQIADIMKEII